Proteins found in one archaeon genomic segment:
- the aspS gene encoding aspartate--tRNA(Asn) ligase: MRDHLSPAQLKQHIGQAVTLEGWVHDIRVLGGISFLLLRNSSGIVQVVLPKKSVPTEVFELVASLHQEDVVSVAGTVKENKEARNGIEVVPAEVLVISRSEVPLPLDPRGVTPAALVTRLKWRSLELRRPEAAAVFKVENAVVAGFESYLRGAGFIRAFTPSIIGGVSEGGSEVFKIDFYGKDAFLRQDPQLHRQLTIVGGFDRVYDLGTNWRAELSHTPRHLSEHRTIAPEMAFITDESDTMRIQEAMVLAGINEAAQACPDEYALLKVDPALPKTPFPVVAFPEVYDTMKSLGRPFPKGQDIDDPSLRALAERVKEETGSDYFFLNRFPSRVKPFYVMKVDEDPEYARSVDLVYKGLELSSGGQREHRHERIVSQISEKGFSPEALEWFTEPFRYGVPPHGGYSFGIERFVAYLLGIQNVKEAALFPRDPETLQP, encoded by the coding sequence GTGCGCGATCATCTCTCCCCGGCGCAGCTAAAGCAACACATCGGCCAGGCTGTCACGCTCGAGGGCTGGGTCCATGACATCAGGGTCCTCGGAGGGATCAGCTTCCTCCTGCTGAGGAACTCGAGCGGGATAGTCCAAGTTGTGCTGCCAAAGAAATCGGTACCCACAGAGGTCTTTGAGCTGGTCGCCTCCCTGCACCAAGAAGACGTGGTGTCAGTCGCGGGGACCGTCAAGGAGAACAAGGAAGCGAGAAACGGAATCGAAGTGGTGCCCGCCGAGGTCCTAGTGATCTCGAGGTCTGAGGTCCCCCTCCCTCTCGACCCGCGCGGGGTGACTCCCGCCGCCCTTGTTACGCGCCTGAAGTGGCGCTCCCTGGAACTCAGGCGCCCTGAAGCAGCGGCCGTTTTCAAGGTCGAAAACGCAGTGGTTGCAGGCTTCGAGTCGTACCTGAGAGGAGCAGGCTTCATCCGTGCCTTCACCCCGAGCATCATCGGAGGGGTCTCGGAGGGCGGCTCTGAGGTCTTCAAGATCGATTTCTACGGGAAGGACGCCTTTCTCAGACAGGACCCCCAGCTCCACAGACAGCTCACGATAGTGGGGGGATTCGACAGGGTCTACGACCTCGGCACCAACTGGAGGGCCGAGCTTTCGCACACTCCTAGGCACCTTAGCGAGCACCGAACGATCGCCCCCGAGATGGCTTTCATCACTGACGAATCGGACACGATGCGAATACAGGAGGCCATGGTCCTCGCTGGGATCAATGAGGCTGCTCAGGCCTGTCCAGATGAGTACGCCCTCCTGAAAGTTGACCCTGCTCTTCCCAAGACGCCCTTCCCGGTGGTCGCCTTCCCCGAGGTCTACGACACAATGAAGAGCCTGGGACGGCCCTTCCCGAAGGGACAAGACATCGACGACCCCTCCCTCCGCGCGCTCGCAGAACGTGTTAAGGAGGAGACTGGGTCGGACTACTTCTTCCTCAACAGGTTCCCTTCTAGGGTCAAGCCGTTCTATGTGATGAAGGTCGATGAGGACCCTGAGTACGCCCGTTCGGTCGACCTCGTCTACAAGGGGCTCGAGCTCTCCTCGGGCGGGCAGCGGGAGCACCGCCACGAGAGGATAGTCTCACAGATCTCGGAGAAGGGGTTCAGCCCCGAAGCTCTGGAGTGGTTCACGGAGCCGTTCAGGTACGGCGTACCGCCCCACGGAGGCTACTCCTTCGGCATCGAGAGGTTCGTGGCCTATCTCCTGGGGATCCAGAACGTGAAGGAGGCGGCCCTCTTCCCCAGGGATCCTGAAACACTCCAGCCTTAG
- a CDS encoding AAA family ATPase — translation MSVVAAKELEDDAKKYASEAIRLDSQGAHGMAIQMYQKAISTLVKLVHLYPDYRLNKQYTERAMAYQERVKAIQAAHGLLPQDQSEQEGPGRGSTSVIAGGKGPQVVQQLKASFSELVITEKPDVKWDDVVGLEDCKQAIRESIVFPFLRPDLFKLGWPRGILLYGPPGCGKTMIAAATAAEIDGYFISVDAASIMSKWLGEGEKNVSKLFANARKMLADNKPVIVFVDEIDSLLGTRGQEVGGEVRVRDQFLRETDGINDKGKNLHLYVIGATNKPWSLDPPFLRRFQKRIFVPLPDNEARMSQFRNYTAPLTLSDDVGLALLAKLSEGYSGSDIKDICQGVQLRVVRELFETGNFLDKGTMTRPINVADFKEVMRSRRPSVSPEMVRAYTQWSENFKAL, via the coding sequence ATGAGCGTAGTAGCTGCGAAGGAGCTCGAGGACGACGCAAAGAAGTACGCCTCTGAGGCGATCAGGCTCGACTCCCAGGGCGCCCATGGCATGGCCATCCAGATGTACCAGAAGGCAATCTCGACCCTAGTCAAGCTAGTCCACCTGTACCCCGACTACAGGCTCAACAAGCAGTACACTGAGCGGGCTATGGCCTACCAAGAAAGGGTCAAGGCAATCCAAGCCGCCCACGGCCTCCTCCCACAGGACCAGTCGGAGCAGGAAGGTCCGGGGAGAGGCTCAACATCGGTCATTGCTGGAGGCAAGGGCCCTCAGGTCGTCCAACAGCTGAAAGCCTCGTTTAGCGAACTCGTCATCACCGAGAAGCCAGACGTCAAGTGGGACGACGTGGTCGGCCTCGAGGACTGCAAACAGGCCATCAGGGAGTCGATAGTCTTCCCGTTCCTCAGGCCGGACCTGTTCAAGCTCGGCTGGCCGAGGGGCATCCTCCTCTACGGCCCTCCTGGATGTGGCAAGACCATGATCGCGGCCGCGACCGCTGCCGAAATCGACGGCTACTTCATCTCAGTGGACGCGGCCTCGATAATGAGCAAGTGGCTCGGGGAGGGGGAGAAGAACGTCTCGAAGCTCTTCGCGAACGCGAGGAAGATGCTGGCGGACAACAAGCCGGTGATCGTCTTCGTCGACGAAATCGACTCGCTTCTCGGCACGAGAGGACAGGAGGTGGGCGGGGAGGTAAGGGTGAGGGACCAGTTCCTTCGAGAGACAGACGGGATCAACGACAAGGGGAAGAACCTCCACCTCTACGTGATCGGCGCGACCAACAAGCCGTGGTCCCTCGACCCACCCTTCCTCAGGAGGTTCCAGAAGAGGATCTTCGTTCCTCTTCCAGACAACGAGGCGCGGATGTCGCAGTTCAGGAACTACACTGCCCCCCTGACCCTCTCCGACGACGTGGGACTCGCCCTTCTGGCGAAGCTCAGCGAAGGATACTCGGGCAGCGACATCAAGGACATCTGCCAGGGGGTACAGCTCAGGGTGGTTAGGGAGCTCTTCGAGACCGGGAACTTCCTCGACAAAGGGACAATGACCAGGCCCATCAACGTAGCAGACTTCAAAGAAGTGATGCGCTCCCGCAGGCCGTCGGTGTCGCCAGAGATGGTCCGGGCCTACACGCAGTGGTCAGAGAACTTCAAGGCGCTTTAA
- a CDS encoding metallophosphoesterase family protein — protein MEELAFISDVHSNVEALEAVLEKAGGADVYCLGDLVGYGASPNEVVDLLRSRRARCLRGNHDEAALTGNVGGFNSRAAMAALWTRTKLTPASREFIAGLPSQVRSNLGGIDSYLAHGSPDDPLWEYVDPSTHSQVFEHYLRKLSVKIIGLGHSHLPYAWEGGGGLVFNPGSVGQPRDGDPRASYSVLSFEGGHYEVRNFRVEYDVNTSAEKIRKAGLADSLAARLYKGT, from the coding sequence TTGGAAGAGCTTGCGTTCATCTCCGACGTGCACTCGAACGTGGAGGCGCTGGAGGCGGTTCTGGAAAAGGCAGGCGGGGCCGATGTCTATTGCCTGGGGGACCTCGTCGGCTATGGGGCGAGCCCAAACGAGGTGGTGGACCTCCTGCGGTCTCGGCGTGCCCGGTGCCTCAGGGGCAATCACGACGAAGCAGCCCTGACCGGCAACGTCGGGGGGTTCAACTCGAGAGCCGCGATGGCAGCGCTCTGGACCAGGACAAAGCTGACCCCCGCCAGTCGTGAGTTCATTGCGGGACTTCCTTCCCAGGTCAGGTCGAACTTGGGAGGGATCGACTCGTATCTTGCTCACGGGAGCCCCGACGACCCCCTCTGGGAGTACGTCGACCCCTCGACCCACTCGCAGGTCTTCGAACACTACCTGCGAAAGCTCAGCGTGAAGATCATTGGCCTCGGACACAGCCACCTCCCCTACGCCTGGGAAGGGGGTGGGGGCTTGGTCTTCAACCCCGGCTCGGTGGGTCAGCCAAGAGACGGAGACCCCAGGGCGTCCTACTCGGTCCTGTCATTCGAAGGTGGTCACTACGAGGTCAGGAACTTTCGGGTCGAGTACGACGTGAATACCTCTGCAGAGAAGATAAGGAAGGCCGGGCTCGCCGACTCCCTCGCGGCGAGGCTCTACAAAGGGACGTGA
- a CDS encoding class I tRNA ligase family protein → MIAKLSRRPKKAPLTPEYDWKSIEEKVRRFYADPAAKAKISRRVSRSRPLGYVEGPPTLNNQPHVGHVRGRMMKDIWYRWSTLQGKNIVFRGGWDTQGLPVELQAEKEMGLSGNKWEDLKKVGVEKLVEACKKLIEKYKGDWVEADRLLGLLIDHDRAYMTYRDGYIEREWRYLERAWKRGLLGEGFKVVPYCPSCQTALSHAEVVEGGYEKLKDPSLYFKARTADGSYLALWTTMPFTVVTDELVGVRPEALYEYVKVGQETWIVGSERKAALEQEVGIKFGEKVREVKGKELEGLGYEHPLMGKVPGFASPELKPKIHRVVAEEFVDTTTGTGLVHMAPANGEDDFAVATKRGLPIFSPFDDQVKFTAEAGEYAGLFARDADAKVVKDLEAAGALISAGELVHDYPVCWRSGHRLVWLARREYFYWVDRLRGDLKKAASAVEYYFESPRNRFLSFIAESPPWCITRERVWGTPLPVWVCRTCGEKTGAFSRKRIVELASSLPDGPDFELHRPWIDRVLLKCPKCGGEAEREPFVLDTWHNSGSAPYSSMTDAEYKGLVPVPFLTEGIDQTRGWAYTLLVLNVIFSGRPIAPFKAFLFQGHVLDEEGQKMSKSLGNVLQGLEVLRQGSVDVTRFYVASKASPEDSVSLSIGEMAGRPYQVMNTLYHLHLYLDQNRRVDSYDGARHHLGWATSKRLLTQVDRWALAKLRKVEVETSAAYAEGRFNEAAKALEEFVIVRLSQTYVRLVRGELWDDEPKNRSRRLSVYAVLGRLLESGDRLLHPLVPFATEYLYQELFAGRLWDAPLLASPPIQRASVGRGGAEAAVDFALLVEKACNSARTRARLKRRWPLRRIQLLAPSRSKRAVEGSKAAVLTLCNAKSMALCPSAADFPADFELKPNTSRIGALFKERTREVLGLVKVLKADEALRAHSGSRPVTIGAGGSSIRVPLSAYDLVVRARAGFEVGEEGGVFVAVAKDRDDEMISEGLVRDVARRLQALRKERGFLPTDTLGEVAVAGLEPEEVSVLRARSGQIAFLVRAKRVELMEERSVGRKWHEEDLDGRPIFVDVG, encoded by the coding sequence GTGATTGCAAAATTATCCCGACGGCCTAAGAAGGCACCACTCACTCCCGAATACGACTGGAAATCGATAGAAGAGAAGGTAAGGCGCTTCTACGCGGACCCGGCCGCAAAGGCAAAGATCTCCAGGAGGGTCTCCCGCAGCAGGCCGCTGGGCTACGTCGAAGGCCCGCCGACCCTGAACAATCAGCCCCACGTAGGGCACGTTAGGGGGCGGATGATGAAGGACATCTGGTACAGGTGGTCGACCCTCCAAGGCAAGAACATCGTCTTCCGCGGAGGCTGGGACACGCAGGGTCTCCCTGTCGAGCTGCAGGCAGAGAAGGAGATGGGCCTCTCTGGGAACAAGTGGGAAGACCTGAAGAAGGTGGGGGTCGAGAAACTGGTCGAGGCTTGCAAGAAGCTGATTGAGAAGTACAAGGGCGACTGGGTAGAGGCGGACCGGCTCCTGGGACTGCTGATAGACCACGACCGGGCTTACATGACCTACAGGGACGGGTACATCGAGAGGGAGTGGAGGTACCTCGAGAGGGCATGGAAAAGAGGACTCCTCGGGGAGGGCTTCAAAGTCGTCCCCTACTGCCCGAGCTGCCAGACGGCCCTGAGCCACGCCGAGGTCGTGGAGGGGGGCTACGAGAAGCTCAAGGACCCGAGCCTATACTTCAAGGCCAGAACTGCGGACGGTTCGTATCTCGCGCTCTGGACGACGATGCCGTTCACTGTGGTCACTGACGAACTCGTCGGCGTCAGACCAGAGGCCCTTTACGAGTATGTCAAGGTGGGGCAGGAGACCTGGATCGTGGGCTCGGAGAGGAAGGCTGCGCTCGAACAGGAAGTGGGGATAAAGTTCGGGGAGAAAGTCCGAGAGGTCAAGGGCAAGGAGCTCGAGGGGTTGGGGTATGAGCACCCCCTCATGGGGAAGGTCCCTGGCTTCGCGAGCCCCGAGCTGAAGCCCAAGATCCACAGAGTCGTCGCAGAGGAGTTCGTGGACACCACGACGGGGACGGGGCTCGTCCACATGGCCCCCGCCAACGGCGAGGACGACTTCGCAGTCGCGACCAAGCGCGGGTTGCCAATCTTCTCGCCCTTCGACGACCAGGTCAAATTCACAGCCGAGGCCGGAGAATACGCAGGGCTCTTCGCAAGGGACGCCGACGCGAAGGTCGTCAAGGACCTTGAGGCTGCTGGCGCGTTGATCTCCGCCGGGGAGCTGGTCCACGACTATCCGGTCTGCTGGAGGTCAGGGCACAGGCTCGTCTGGCTGGCCCGCCGCGAGTACTTCTATTGGGTCGACAGGCTCAGGGGAGACCTGAAGAAGGCAGCCTCGGCGGTCGAATACTACTTCGAGTCGCCGCGAAATAGGTTCCTTTCGTTCATCGCCGAGTCGCCCCCCTGGTGCATCACACGCGAGAGGGTCTGGGGGACTCCGCTGCCTGTCTGGGTCTGCCGGACCTGCGGCGAGAAGACCGGTGCCTTCTCTAGGAAGAGGATAGTCGAGCTGGCTTCGAGCCTCCCCGACGGCCCCGACTTCGAGCTTCACAGGCCTTGGATTGACAGGGTCCTGCTGAAGTGCCCGAAGTGCGGAGGAGAAGCCGAGAGAGAACCCTTCGTCCTCGACACTTGGCACAACAGCGGGTCTGCGCCGTACTCTTCGATGACTGACGCCGAGTACAAGGGGCTCGTCCCGGTCCCCTTCCTCACAGAGGGCATAGACCAAACGCGGGGGTGGGCATACACCCTGCTCGTGCTCAACGTGATCTTCTCCGGGCGCCCCATCGCACCCTTCAAGGCTTTTCTCTTCCAAGGGCACGTCCTCGACGAAGAGGGGCAGAAGATGAGCAAGAGCCTCGGGAACGTCCTCCAGGGGCTAGAGGTGCTGAGGCAGGGCTCGGTGGACGTGACCCGATTCTATGTCGCGTCGAAGGCGTCCCCCGAAGACTCTGTGAGCCTTTCGATCGGCGAGATGGCTGGGAGGCCCTACCAGGTCATGAACACCCTCTATCACCTTCACCTGTACCTCGACCAGAACCGCAGGGTCGACTCTTACGACGGTGCCAGGCATCACCTCGGGTGGGCGACCTCCAAGCGGCTGCTGACCCAGGTAGACCGGTGGGCGCTCGCCAAGCTCCGGAAGGTGGAGGTGGAGACCTCGGCAGCCTATGCGGAGGGAAGGTTCAACGAAGCGGCCAAGGCGCTGGAAGAGTTCGTCATAGTGCGCCTGAGCCAGACGTACGTCCGGCTCGTGAGAGGGGAGCTCTGGGACGACGAACCAAAGAACCGGAGCCGGCGACTGTCGGTATACGCGGTCCTCGGGCGGCTGTTGGAGTCGGGCGACCGTCTCTTGCACCCGCTAGTTCCGTTCGCGACCGAGTACCTCTACCAGGAACTCTTCGCAGGTAGGTTGTGGGACGCTCCACTGTTGGCCTCCCCACCCATCCAGAGAGCTAGTGTAGGGAGAGGCGGGGCAGAGGCAGCGGTTGACTTTGCTCTCCTCGTGGAGAAGGCCTGCAACTCGGCCCGCACCAGGGCCCGGCTGAAGAGGAGGTGGCCGCTGCGCAGGATCCAGCTGCTGGCACCCAGCAGGAGCAAGCGCGCCGTAGAAGGCTCGAAGGCGGCGGTGCTCACCCTCTGCAACGCGAAGTCGATGGCCCTGTGCCCTTCTGCAGCAGACTTCCCGGCCGACTTCGAGCTCAAGCCCAACACCTCGAGGATAGGGGCGCTCTTCAAGGAGAGGACGAGGGAGGTCCTGGGGTTAGTGAAGGTCCTCAAGGCAGACGAGGCGCTGAGGGCCCACTCCGGGTCCCGGCCGGTGACAATTGGAGCGGGCGGGAGCTCGATTAGGGTCCCACTGTCGGCGTACGACCTCGTCGTCCGTGCCAGGGCGGGCTTCGAAGTGGGAGAAGAAGGTGGAGTCTTCGTGGCCGTTGCCAAGGACAGGGACGATGAGATGATCTCCGAGGGCCTGGTGAGGGATGTCGCGCGGAGGCTACAGGCCCTCAGAAAGGAGAGGGGGTTCCTACCGACCGATACGCTAGGGGAGGTGGCGGTGGCTGGGCTGGAGCCCGAGGAGGTCTCGGTCCTGAGGGCCAGGAGCGGACAGATCGCCTTCCTTGTGCGGGCGAAGAGGGTAGAGCTGATGGAAGAACGCTCCGTGGGGCGGAAGTGGCACGAGGAAGACCTCGACGGGCGCCCGATCTTCGTGGACGTCGGCTAG
- a CDS encoding polysaccharide biosynthesis C-terminal domain-containing protein, with protein MHSEEKVAVGVAALYVANIATLAFNTLFLVLLTNALRTTAEVGLVSLLNLVVVGAATLSVLALPVTGAGVAATPPAVTRFLSEYIRDGLSSARRVYFASLAICGAVSMTVFLVLAYWPVPAFLAGPADGPVAFFAGVDAVVFSFGQLGAYAMLGAGKATGAGKAIVVSSVARYAIASAFLFSGSGPSGVFIGFAIGDSLLAVLTNASAAGAVQHLVKPGPSMRPVRNYMASVFFAAVMGLAVSQTDKLLAFFQQGLGNLAVYNVATVGAAVASFAPSAATNVLVPALSSYSDRDRKKEMLRRYTRYISLTAIPTGFALAAVSPFLLRIFGEAYVSGWPLLSVVAISISFSSIASVYSASLLVDDRAHHFTLSTLAALAVLVLVSLTTVPVVGLLGIAIARGAMLLSMTAAVAFFVHRSGMLVLDSLAYLKSLGASAAMALLVFLALSVGQREGLSSRGATVASAVVMLPAGLLVYLLIMKALKGFNQTDMDFVDTLLPRSMRFVSRLARKLL; from the coding sequence TTGCACTCCGAGGAGAAGGTCGCCGTGGGCGTGGCCGCCCTCTACGTAGCCAACATCGCGACCCTCGCCTTCAACACGCTCTTCCTCGTGCTCCTCACGAACGCCCTCCGCACAACTGCGGAGGTCGGGTTAGTCTCCCTCCTCAACCTAGTCGTGGTCGGGGCGGCCACCCTCTCTGTCCTGGCTCTCCCTGTGACCGGCGCCGGAGTAGCCGCGACCCCCCCCGCCGTGACGCGCTTCCTTTCAGAGTACATCAGGGACGGGCTCTCTTCCGCCAGGAGGGTCTACTTCGCCTCGCTGGCGATCTGCGGAGCTGTCTCCATGACGGTCTTCCTCGTGCTGGCCTACTGGCCGGTTCCTGCTTTCCTCGCGGGCCCTGCCGACGGCCCCGTGGCATTCTTCGCAGGAGTGGACGCGGTTGTCTTCTCCTTCGGGCAGCTAGGGGCCTACGCGATGCTCGGGGCGGGCAAGGCTACCGGAGCGGGCAAGGCGATCGTAGTTTCGAGCGTCGCGAGATATGCCATCGCATCTGCGTTCCTGTTCTCGGGGTCCGGCCCTTCCGGGGTCTTCATCGGCTTCGCCATCGGAGACTCGCTGCTCGCTGTCTTGACCAACGCCTCTGCGGCCGGCGCCGTGCAGCACCTGGTCAAACCGGGGCCTAGCATGCGCCCGGTCCGCAACTACATGGCCTCGGTCTTCTTCGCTGCGGTCATGGGCCTTGCCGTCTCCCAGACCGACAAACTGCTTGCATTCTTCCAACAGGGCCTCGGGAACCTGGCAGTCTACAACGTGGCGACAGTCGGGGCTGCCGTGGCGTCCTTCGCGCCCAGCGCGGCGACCAACGTCCTGGTGCCTGCGCTCAGCAGCTACTCTGACCGGGACAGGAAGAAGGAGATGCTCAGGAGGTACACGCGGTACATCAGCCTCACGGCGATACCCACTGGGTTCGCGCTCGCCGCTGTCTCGCCCTTCCTCCTCAGGATCTTCGGGGAAGCGTATGTTTCGGGCTGGCCCCTGCTCTCAGTCGTCGCCATTTCGATATCATTCTCTTCGATTGCCTCTGTCTACTCTGCCAGTCTTCTTGTCGATGACCGCGCCCACCACTTTACGCTCAGCACCCTGGCGGCCCTCGCGGTCCTCGTCCTCGTTTCGCTGACCACTGTCCCGGTCGTCGGCCTCCTCGGGATCGCGATAGCCAGGGGGGCGATGCTCTTGTCCATGACAGCGGCCGTCGCCTTCTTCGTCCATCGCAGCGGGATGCTCGTCCTTGATTCGCTGGCTTACCTGAAGTCCCTGGGTGCATCGGCGGCGATGGCACTCCTCGTCTTCCTGGCCCTGTCAGTGGGGCAGAGGGAGGGGCTCAGCTCGAGGGGAGCGACGGTCGCCTCTGCGGTGGTGATGCTCCCGGCCGGGCTGCTCGTCTATCTTCTGATTATGAAGGCGTTGAAGGGATTCAACCAGACGGACATGGACTTCGTCGATACCCTCCTGCCCAGGTCGATGAGGTTCGTCTCCCGCCTCGCTCGCAAGCTGCTCTAG
- a CDS encoding exonuclease, with protein MSRASVTANGGIRVEIGERTFSLDPSRPARADFTFVSHAHIDHMHAPSRTERVIASGATAELAKARGFDLGDVLEEVEGVELLDSGHILGSRALRIGDELYYTGDASGRERGFLGKCKARRARVLVMETTYGLPEYVFPSLSRLVKDVHTLIGESFDKGRPVVLMGYPLGKAQLLSYYFSSWAPLYYHERVSAMNKIHVKHGVDLKSGRTFDPDRDHERLPRGPWVMVSPMSSGRSNLMAHLKKKYGAILVSFTGWAVNSGYGRSMGSDYTFPLSDHCDYQELLELVQAVSPEVVYTVHGFASEFAADLRRIGFAARPLAEDQSRLSNYPKVA; from the coding sequence TTGTCGCGAGCCTCGGTCACTGCCAACGGAGGCATACGTGTAGAGATCGGAGAGAGGACGTTCTCGCTGGACCCGAGCAGGCCCGCCAGGGCGGATTTCACTTTCGTCTCTCACGCTCACATCGACCACATGCACGCACCCTCGAGGACTGAGCGCGTGATCGCGTCCGGAGCCACAGCAGAGCTCGCGAAGGCGAGGGGGTTCGACCTCGGGGACGTGCTCGAAGAGGTGGAGGGGGTCGAGCTTCTCGACTCGGGGCACATACTCGGGTCCCGTGCCCTCAGGATCGGCGACGAGCTCTACTACACGGGCGATGCTTCTGGCCGCGAGCGCGGCTTCCTAGGCAAGTGCAAGGCCCGGCGGGCGAGGGTCCTTGTCATGGAAACGACCTACGGGCTCCCCGAGTACGTCTTCCCGAGCCTTAGCCGCCTTGTCAAGGACGTCCACACGCTGATTGGGGAGTCCTTCGACAAGGGAAGGCCGGTCGTGCTGATGGGCTACCCCCTCGGGAAGGCGCAACTGCTCTCTTACTACTTCTCGAGCTGGGCGCCTCTCTACTATCACGAGCGCGTCTCCGCGATGAACAAGATCCACGTCAAGCACGGGGTGGACCTGAAGTCGGGAAGGACCTTCGACCCTGATCGGGACCACGAGAGACTGCCGCGGGGCCCCTGGGTCATGGTCAGCCCGATGTCATCAGGAAGAAGCAACCTCATGGCCCACCTGAAAAAGAAGTACGGCGCCATATTGGTCTCCTTCACCGGGTGGGCGGTCAATTCTGGGTACGGGCGTTCGATGGGCTCGGACTACACGTTCCCTCTGAGCGACCACTGTGACTATCAGGAGCTCCTCGAGCTCGTCCAGGCAGTCTCCCCGGAGGTCGTCTACACTGTGCACGGGTTCGCTTCCGAGTTCGCAGCAGACCTGAGGCGGATCGGCTTCGCTGCCAGGCCGCTGGCGGAGGACCAGTCGAGGCTCTCGAACTACCCGAAGGTCGCTTAG
- a CDS encoding cysteine--tRNA ligase: protein MLKLFNSLGRSLEEFVPCTDGEVRMYTCGPTVWNYAHIGNLRTFVFEDVLRRYLKFKGYKVFQVMNITDVEDRIIKGIKETGKPLAEHTRFYEAAFMEDLAALFVERAEKYPRATEHVQEMVALIKVLLQKGFAYTAPDGSVYFSVSKFPSYGALSGVRLDSLKSAGRVSTDHYEEKTEAADFALWKSWDRDDGDVFWETELGKGRPGWHIECSAMSMKYLGESFDIHTGGLDNKFPHHENEIAQSESATGKKFVKYWLHSDFLSVEGAEMHKSVGNVVYLRDLVKEGWSPRVVRTFLISSHYRDRMDLTNAGLAQAKALRERLQEFSRRLESVKGTSGSDGGGLGSEMAGGFEEAMDRDLNVPEALAAIFVVAKKTNLLIDGGKLSEQSAGEVLGALRRVDSVLGVLDFSPQELTSKEAALLAAREEARKRRDFAESDRLRKELLSLGVVVEDTPKGTRWKKPSSG, encoded by the coding sequence TTGCTGAAGCTCTTTAACAGCCTCGGCCGTTCGCTCGAAGAGTTCGTCCCGTGCACAGATGGTGAGGTCAGGATGTACACTTGCGGCCCGACTGTCTGGAATTACGCGCACATTGGAAACCTGAGGACCTTCGTCTTCGAGGACGTCCTTAGGAGATATCTGAAGTTCAAAGGGTATAAGGTCTTTCAGGTGATGAACATCACCGACGTCGAAGACCGGATAATCAAGGGGATCAAGGAGACCGGCAAGCCGCTCGCAGAACACACCAGATTCTACGAAGCTGCGTTCATGGAGGACCTCGCCGCCCTCTTCGTTGAACGCGCCGAGAAATACCCGAGGGCGACTGAACATGTCCAAGAGATGGTCGCCCTGATCAAGGTCCTGCTGCAGAAGGGATTTGCGTACACCGCGCCCGACGGCTCGGTCTACTTCAGCGTCTCCAAGTTCCCGTCCTACGGCGCACTGTCAGGAGTAAGGCTCGACTCGCTCAAGTCAGCCGGAAGGGTCTCGACAGATCACTACGAAGAGAAGACAGAGGCCGCGGACTTTGCGCTCTGGAAGTCCTGGGACCGCGATGACGGTGACGTCTTTTGGGAGACGGAGCTCGGAAAGGGCCGTCCGGGCTGGCACATCGAGTGCTCTGCCATGTCGATGAAGTACCTCGGCGAGTCCTTCGACATCCACACGGGTGGGCTGGACAACAAGTTCCCACACCATGAGAACGAGATAGCGCAGTCCGAGTCAGCGACCGGAAAGAAGTTCGTGAAGTACTGGCTCCACTCGGACTTTCTCAGTGTAGAGGGTGCGGAGATGCACAAGTCGGTAGGGAACGTGGTCTACCTGAGGGACCTGGTCAAGGAGGGCTGGTCTCCGAGAGTCGTTCGGACGTTCTTGATCTCCTCACATTACCGCGACCGCATGGACTTGACAAACGCGGGTCTCGCCCAGGCGAAGGCCCTGCGGGAGAGGCTCCAAGAGTTCTCTAGGCGCCTCGAATCCGTGAAGGGAACATCAGGGAGCGACGGCGGAGGGCTGGGATCGGAGATGGCGGGAGGTTTCGAGGAGGCAATGGACCGCGACCTCAACGTACCCGAGGCCTTGGCTGCCATCTTCGTGGTCGCGAAGAAGACGAACCTTCTGATAGATGGCGGGAAGCTTTCTGAACAGTCAGCCGGAGAGGTCCTTGGCGCCCTCCGGAGGGTCGACTCGGTCCTCGGCGTCCTCGACTTCTCCCCCCAAGAGCTGACCTCGAAGGAAGCCGCCCTTCTAGCCGCGAGAGAGGAGGCTCGGAAGAGGCGCGACTTTGCGGAGTCGGACAGGCTGCGCAAGGAGCTGCTCTCGCTGGGAGTGGTCGTGGAGGACACCCCCAAGGGAACCCGATGGAAGAAGCCATCAAGTGGTTAA